The Desulfocurvus vexinensis DSM 17965 region GTTGCGCAACTGGTCCGACAGGCGCGCGATGTCCTGCATGGCCAGGGCCGATTGGTTCATGGCCTCGGCGGTTTCCGAGGAGATGCGGTTGATCTCCTCGGTGCCGCGGTTGATCTGTTCGCTGGCGGCGGACTGCTCCTCGCTGGCCGTGGCGATGGCCCGGACCTGGTCGGCGGTGCCCTCGATGATGCGGATGATCTCGACCAGCGACTGCCCGGCCTCGCTGGCCAGCCGGGTGCTGTCGCCCACCACCCCGGCGGTCTGCTCCATGGAGTGGATGCTCTTCTTCGTGCTGTCCTGGATGGCGCCGATGGCGTTGCCCACCTCCTGGGTGGCGTGCATGGTCTTCTCGGCCAGCTTGCGCACCTCGTCGGCCACCACGGCGAAGCCCCGGCCCGCGTCGCCCGCGCGCGCGGCCTCGATGGCCGCGTTGAGCGCCAA contains the following coding sequences:
- a CDS encoding methyl-accepting chemotaxis protein, with translation LALNAAIEAARAGDAGRGFAVVADEVRKLAEKTMHATQEVGNAIGAIQDSTKKSIHSMEQTAGVVGDSTRLASEAGQSLVEIIRIIEGTADQVRAIATASEEQSAASEQINRGTEEINRISSETAEAMNQSALAMQDIARLSDQLRNLIDELKSA